From Paenibacillus sp. PL2-23:
TTAGTCTCTCCTTGTACCAGAGGATGGAGCCAGCGGCAACGACCAGGCTGTTCGTTGCGAATATCGGCGCAGCGAGATTGGCTTGGCCCGTCTCGATGGCAAGCGCATAAAGCTGCAGGCCGCCATAAGAGAATATGCCGGCTGCCAGCCCCAGCCGCAAGCCCGTTCGATTGGCGGCGGCTGTGGAGCGCTCTTGGGCGGGCATAAGAAACCAGGCCAGCGACAGCGTGTAGGCGATGAACAGGATGGGGGCGCTGGACAGCCCGAGCTCGTCCGTCACCTTAAGGCCGCCGTTCCGCAGGGCAAACATCGCGATGGCGAGAAGGACCAGAAGGAACCAGCGTTTCTCGGTAATGGTCAGCTTCTCCTTGCGTTTGTAGGCGATTAGCGCGACGGCCGCCAGCAGCAGAGTGATGCCTAAGCCCTGAAGCGCGCTTAATGGCTCATGATACCAGAACGTAGACATAGCTACGACCAGCACGATGTTGGCATTCGTCATCGGCGATGTGAGGCTGGCTGGGCCATACTGCAGCGCCTTCATGAATAACGAGTTGCCCCATGCGGAGCCTGCGCCAATGATGACGCCCGCGCACCATACATCAAGCCGCGATAAATCGCTTAGGCTGCCCTGCAGCGCGCTGTGTATGCCGAAGCCTGCTGCTCCGGCTGCATAGAGTCCCCGAAGCAGCTTTTGCGTTGAGCCTTGCTTCATCTGTGAAACCTTCATCCACCAGCCTGCCATTCCGAATAGGACGGCGCTGCCAATGGCAATCCATAACGACATGAGTCCACGCTCCCGAATTTGTTACACAATTGCAATGTTGCTGTTACGGCTTTAACACATCAAGGGGCTATTATAATAAGCAAGACCCCCTTTTTATATAAGCTCTTTGGGACCTGCCTCGTGCGGGTCCACTTTTTTTTGGCTATGGAAGCAGAGGCTTTACAACAGAAGAAGAGACGCGTCGCGTCTCTCCTGGAATCACCATTATAGAGGCACAGCAACGGGCTGTCTCTTGCGGTAGAACACCCACTCGGTGAAGCCGATCTCCTTCAATCGCTTCGCCACGAGCTCCCATTCGTCCCCGACTCGCGAAGGCACATGGGCGTCAGAGCCGAACGTCACCTTCACGTTGTAATGAAGCGCTCTCTCCAGCAAATCGTCGGACGGATACCAGCCGCCTACATCCTTGGTGCTGCCTGAGGTATTAATCTCGATCGCCACTCCGCATTCGCCAATTGTACGAAGCGCGTTATCGATGTGCTCATGCGCAGGAATATCCGAAAAAGCGGGATAATATCCCTTCATAGCGTCGATATGGCCCAATATATCGAACATGCCTGCGCGGGCGGATTGCTCAATAAGCTCATAGTAGCTCTTTTTCTCAAGGATATGAGCCGCTTCGTCCAGCTTCGTCCAGCGATTTCGGTTGAAGATGCTGACGCCGCTCACCTGGTGAACGGAGCCGATCAAATAATCGAACGGAACTCCCTTGTACGCTTCACGGTATGCCTCCGCATATTGGGGGAAATAATCCGATTCCATGCCGAGCAGCACTTCAATTCTGCCCGCGAACTTCTCCTTCAGCCGGAGCACTTCCTGGACATAATTCGCAAATTCGCTTCTGGCCATCGCAATGCCCGGAGATGGGTGATCCTCATCGTGATAGAAGTAAGGGGAGTGATCCGAGATGCCAATGACCTGAAGTCCATGCTTAATTCCGGCTTCAATATAATCCTCGATGCTGCCGTCAGCGTGGCCGCAACGGAAATGATGCGTGTGCAAATCAAACTTCATTCTGTTCACTCCTACTCGCTGCTTATGAATTGATGCTCCGGCATGCCCTTCAAATCGCTCAAAAACTGCTGCATCGCGGTATTCAGGTATCGACCGGATTTGTAGACGACACCGACGGGGTGCGTTGCTTCCAGCTCATGCACCTTGATCAGCTTCAATGTGCCGCGCTTCAGCTCGGACGGAATTGAAAGCTTGGATACAATGGCGGCGCCAAGATCAATCTCGACCATCCGTTTCACTTCTTCGCTGCTGGACAGCTCCATAATAATATTGGGCTGAATGTTGTATTGGCGGAACAGCGCGTCGACAAACTTCCTGCCCAGCGTATCGGGCGCCAGCATGATCATAGGCACGTCCTTCAATTGGTCCAGCGTGGTATGGTTCAGCTTGCTCAGCGGATTCTCCGGGGATACGACCAGCTCGAACGTATCGTAATAAAGGACGGATGAGGCAATGTTCGGATTTTTCTCCGTTATGTAGGTTATGCCAACATCCACGGAACCATTCTCGACACAAGCCATGACTTGGGAGGAGGGCATGGTGTGAATGGTTGTTTTGATAAGCGGGAACTGGTTCTGAAAATAAGACAGGACCCTCGGCAATATTTGGATAGCGATGGATGAAGTGGTGCCTAACAGGATATGGCCTTGCGGCGTGTGATTCAAATCGTCGAGCTTCTGCTTCAGCTCCTCCACGATAGCGAGGACGCGCTCCGCATGCTCCAGGAACACGCGGCCGTGATCCGTCAGCGTGACGGGCTGGTTGCGGTCGATCAGGACAGTCTTGAACTCGTCCTCCAGACTTTTGATTTGCGCGGATACGGCAGGCTGCGTTAGATTAAGCAGCTCGCCCGCCTTGCGGAAGCTCATCGTCTTGGAGATGGTCAGGAGCGTCTCCAGCTGGCTGATATTCATGTCCGGTATTCCCCCTTCCGATGCGTTCATAAGCCATAACTCTAGTATATCTCATTACTCCGGCATGCGGCAAAAAAAGAGGAACGGCCGCTATAGCCATTCCTTCTTGCGAAAAATATATAACATGCCGCATCCCAGCACCACCATAATGCCAAGCAGCACATAAGCGCCCCAGCCAGCATGGACGAAGGGCAGGAAGTCGAAGTTCATGCCGTAAATGCCCGTCAGGAACGTCAGCGGCATGAAGATGGTCGTAATGGCCGTGAACACGCGCATAATTTCATTGGCCCGGCTGGACAGGCTCGACTGGTAGGCCTCTCGCAAGTTGCCCATCAGATCGCGGTACGTATCGAAGGACTCCGAAATTTTGATGGCATTCTCGTATACGTCGCTAAAATACTTCTGAAGCTGGTCGTCAATCAGGCGAAGCTCCTTCTTGTTAAGCGTGAAGATCACCTCGCGCTGTGGTCCCAGCACCTTCCTCACCCACAGAATTTCCCCGCGCAGACCAATAATTTCGTTCAGATGGGACTTGCGGGTATGCATCAGGATGGCTTCCTCCAGCGTCTCGATCCGATTGTCGATCCGATCGCCGACAAGGAAATAATTGTCCACTACAAGGTCGGTCAAATAATAGAGAAACTGGTCAGGCCGGCTGACCTCCTGCTCCCACAATATCGGCTTCAAGGAACGGAGCTCATTAATCTTCTGCTTGGTAACGGTAATAATGTAATGCTGTCCCAAAAATATGTTCAGCGCGCGCAGGAAAATTTCTTCATCGTCGAATCGAATGCTGTTAATGACAATAAAATAATGGCTTTCATAAATTTCAATCTTGGGACGCTGCTCTTCTTCATTCAAGCAATCCTCTACGGCCAGGTCGTGCATGCCGAACAGCGGCTGCAGCACAACCAGATCCTCGACGTCCGCGTCTATCCAGTAGAAGCCTTCCGCCGGGGCGACAAGCGTACCCTCGATTTGGTCCACGGTTGTAAAAATACCATTGCTCACATGTCTAATTTTCATTTGCGGGAATCTCCTCTCTCATCTTGCAGGAGACTGCCGGTCAGGTGCTTCAGAGCGCTGGGCTTGCGCGCTTAATCACCAGGTCGTCGTTTCCGGAAGGTGTGAAGTCCTAATCCTGTTTAGTATACTCCCGCGCGAGGCGAACATTCAAGCGGAAAATCGCTCGTCAACAAGTTTTTAAAACAGCATATGCGGATCAGGTTCTTGACGGGAATGTCGGAATGAATTAAAGTAAAACTAATTGGAACAGCAATAATTGAATAGACTACTTTCTTATCAAGAGCAGGCGGAGGGACTAGCCCGATGAAGCCCGGCAACCGGCGTAATGAGCACGGTGCTAATTCTTGCGGAGACATCATGTCTCTGAGAGATGAGAGAGGATATGACTGCTTTCACAAGCACAGAACCTCTTCTCACGCAGAAGGGGTCTTTTTTATCCTATTGCGACTTCTAATTACTACATCATTAGGAGCGTGAGCCAACATGCCAATCAAAGTACCGGATCACCTGCCGGCCAAGGAAGTATTGAACAACGAGAACATATTTGTCATGGACGAAAGCGTCGCTTACCAGCAGGACATTCGTCCGCTCAGAATCGCGATTCTGAATTTGATGCCGACCAAAGAAACAACGGAGACGCAGCTGCTTCGCTTAATTGGCAATACGCCGCTGCAAGTGGAGGTTGTGCTGCTTCATCCCAGAACCCATACGTCGAAGAATACCTCGTCCGATCATCTGGAGTCGTTCTACAAAACGTTCGACGAGATTTCGCATCTGTATTTCGACGGCATGATTATTACGGGAGCGCCTGTGGAGCATTTGCCGTTCGAAGAGGTCAACTACTGGGAAGAGCTGAAGGAAATTATGGAATGGACCAAACGCCATGTCACGTCAACCTTCCATATATGCTGGGCTTCCCAGGCAGGGCTGTATTACCACTTCGGAGTGCCGAAATATAACCTGGATGCCAAAATATTCGGCGTCTTCCCGCATACCATTGCGGACAACAAACGGAATACCCAGCTGCTTAGAGGATTTGACGAGCTGTTTTTTGTCCCGCAGTCTCGTCATACGGAGGTAAGGCGCGAGGATATCGAGCCCATCGAGGAGCTGGAAATTTTGTCGGAATCCAACGATTCGGGCATCTATATTGTCGCGTCGCGCGACGGGAAGCAAATTTTTGTGACGGGCCATTCCGAATATGATCCTACCTCGCTCAAATTTGAATATGACCGGGATGTGGCCAGAGGGCTGGATATTGCGCTTCCTAGGAATTATTTCCCGGGCGATAACCCGTCCTGTATGCCGCTCTCCACATGGAGAGCTCACGCCAATCTGCTGTTCTCTAATTGGCTTAACTATTATGTGTACCAGCAAACGCCTTATGAACTGGGCGCAGGCATCTGAACAATAAAACAAGGAGTTGCGTATCCGAAATGAAAATCGAAAGTCAGTTGGCCCATATCGGCTCCGAGAAGGAGCCTGTAACGGGAGCGGTCAGCTTCCCGGTCTATCAAGCGACGGCATTCCGCCATCCCAAGCTAGGGCAGAGCACGGGATTTGATTATGCCCGAACCAAAAGTCCGACGCGCGCCGTGCTGGAGGAAGCAGCAGCACAGCTGGAAGCGGGAGACGCCGGCTTCGCTTGCAGCTCTGGAATGGCTGCCCTGCAAACGATTTTTGCTTATTTCAGCCAAGGCGACCATCTGATTGTATCGCTGGATTTGTATGGCGGCACATACAGGCTGCTGGAGCGCATTATGTCGAGATTCGGCGTAACGGCGTCCTACGTGGACACGAACGACATAGATGCCATGTCGACGCTGGTGACGCCAAATACCAAAGCGGTCCTGATCGAGACGCCAACCAATCCGCTTATGATGATTACGGATTTGGAGAGAGTTTGCGCGTGGGCGAAGTCCAAGGGCTTGCTTACGATTGTCGACAATACGCTGCTTACGCCCTATCTCCAGCGCCCCATCGAGCTGGGAGCCGATATCGTTATCCATAGCGCGACCAAATATTTGGGCGGGCATAACGACGTGCTTGCGGGCTTGATCGTGACCAAGGGCGAAGAGCTGTCCCAGCAGATGGCCATTCTTCACAATTCCATCGGCGCGGTTTTGGGTCCGCAGGATTCCTGGCTGCTGATGAGAGGGATGAAGACGCTGGCTCTCCGCATGGAGCGGCATCAGTACAACGCAACCAAAATCGCGGAATATTTGCTGGAGCATCCAGCGATTGAAGAGGTGTATTACCCGGCCCTGCCGCATCATCCTGGCCATGATGTCCAGAACAGGCAATCCTCGGGCAACACCGGCATCTTCTCGTTCCGCCTGAAGGATGCGCGTTATGTGGAGCCCATTCTCCGTCATATTAAATTGATCGCGTTTGCCGAGAGCCTTGGCGGCGTAGAATCGCTGATGACCTACCCGGCGATGCAGACGCACGCCGATATTCCGGAGGAAATCCGCAAAGCGATTGGCGTAGACGATAGGCTGCTGCGCTTCTCCGTCGGTATTGAGCATGTGGACGATCTGATCGCCGACCTCGAAGGAGCCTTGGCCGCGGCCAAGCTCGAAATCGACGAACGCTAATCAACCATTTTCGAGCTGCGCAGGCCATTGTCTGCGCAGCTTTTTCGTTCTTCCCTTTGCGAAGTTGGTTATGGTCTTGATCGTGGTTGTGCTCCGAGGAGCGGAGCAGCCGAATGCTCTGGAGAAGCGACAGCGTTCGCCTTTGCAGGCGGGTTCCAACCTTAGCAAGGTTGATCAATGGAACCCGCCTGCAACAGCGATCGGAAGAGCATTCGACTGCGCAGGGACCATAGAGCATCACCGAGTATCCGGCTAAAAGCCAACTTTCGCATTTTTGCCATATTGGCCATCAACCTTATGGATGACTAGGCTTGCTCATCTATGTTAGGATTAAGTATTGCGTCATACTATGAAGTCATCGTTAAGGAGGTCTTGCGGATGAGCGCGATAGACCGGATATTGGATAAGGCGCTGCGCGCCGAGCGCATTACGCTGGAAGAAGGAATGGAGCTGCTGGCTTACGATGGGATCGAGAAGCTGGGGCATGTCGCCAATCAAATTATGCTGAGGCACCACCCTGAGCCGGTAACGACATTTGTTGTGGGCCGCAATGTCAATTATACGAACGTATGCGACGTATATTGCCGCTTCTGCGCGTTCTACAGAGCGCCGGGCTCGAAGGAAGGATATGTGCTGGATGACGAGGTCATTTTAAATAAAATTCAGGAAACAAAGGATGTAGGCGGAACGGAGATTCTAATGCAGGGCGGCACCAATCCCAATCTGCCCTTCACTTATTATCTGGACCTGCTGCGCAAGATCAAGACCAGGTTCCCGGATATTACGATGCACTCCTTCTCGCCGGCCGAAATCCAGAAGATGAAGGTTGTCTCGGACGGGCTGTCGCTGGACGAGGTTGTCAAGCAGCTGCATGAAGCGGGGCTTGATTCGCTGCCGGGAGGCGGCGCGGAAATATTGGACGATCGAACCCGCAGAAAGATTAGTCGGTTGAAGGGCTCCTGGACGGATTGGATGGATGTGATGGACGCCGCTCACCGCCATGGCATGAATACAACCGCAACGATGGTGTATGGACTTGGCGAAACGATCGAGGAGCGGGCGCTTCATATGCTGCGCATCCGCGACCAGCAGGATAAGGTGCTTGCGAACGGGTATCCTTCGCCGGGCTTCCTGGCCTTTATTTCCTGGCCGTTCCAGCCGGACAATACGAATCTGAAGCTGGAGAAAGCAAAGCCTGAGGAATATCTCCGTATTGTGGCGGTTAGCCGGATTATGCTGGACAACATTCCGAACTTCCAATCGTCGTGGGTGACGATGGGACCGGAGATGGGCAAGCTGTCGCTTCATTATGGCTGCAATGACTTCGGCAGCACCATGATCGAAGAGAATGTCGTGTCCGCTGCAGGCACAACGCATAAGGTTAATATCGATCTCATCCTTCAGCTCATTCGTGAATCGGGCAAAATACCTGCTCAGCGCGATACCAAATACAATATTTTGCGCATGTATAACGATACCGACAAGGCGGAGCGGGATTTCGTTATGCAGAACTAATGCTTCCTGCATGGAGCGGCTCAGGCAATCGCCTGGGCCGTTTTTGCCGTTCTCTGCTTTAATCCATCATGCCAAACTCTTCCCTGTATATACGCCGCCTCCGGACCATATACTGTAACGGAAGGAAAGGGGTGAGCGCATGGATTTGTTTACGGTAACGATGCCTTCGAATCATGACGAATCGCTTCAAATGCTGCGGGATTCGCTGGCCAAGCATGTAAACGCCGATTTACATAAGCTAAAGCCATCTGCCCAGGCTGTCGTGGAGTTTCATATAGAGGGACCGCTGCGCATTCGGTGTGAGGCGTCTGCCGCGGCCTTCCAGCTCAAAGCGGACGGACCAGCCGTCTATAAAGCGGCGGCACATGTCATTGCGGATTATGTAATCAGCGAGCTGGAGCCGCAGCTGCTGTCCGCTATCATCAGGAAGAAATACAAAAACAACCCGTCGATGGACGCGGCCATTATCGAAAAATATTGCTACGAGCTGCTCCATGGCAAGGAGTGGGAGTCGCTGGGCAGCCGCTTCCACGAGGCGGATCGGACACGGCGGCGCAATAAAGTGGCCGACGAGCTGGAGAAGCATCTGCTGGAGGATACGGTGCTCAATATCGGGGGCTTTCTGGCCTTTCGCCTGCTGCCGTATCGCAATGAGCTGACAGACATTGTGGAATACGCGCTGGATGAATACGTGTTAGATAAACAATACCAGGAGTTTATTTCCCTGTTGAAATATTTTGTCCAGCTGCAGGAGTCCAAGGTGCCTATTGTACATTTGCTGCACAAGGGCGGGCATGAATTTACGTTATACAACGAAAGCTTCCAGACACTGGATCCCAAGCCGCCCGCTGACCGGCTGGTCGCGGAGATGCTGGAGACGGAGATGAATATCGAGGATATGGTCATCAGCTCTCTGATCTCTGTCTCGCCCAAACAAATTACAGTGCACACCAGGAATCCTGATATGCAGGTCATCCGCACCATTGAAACGATATTCGACGGCAGAGTAAATGTCTGTGTGAAATGCTCATCCTGCGCCAGTACGCTGGATGAATGGATTCAGCCATAAGCTTAGGGGCAGACTGGCGATTGCCTTTGACCCTTGACCAAGGCCGTCCCCAGAGGCTATAATGATGGCACAATACAAGTCAAGCAACAGCATTGACAAGAGACATGTATTCGGCAAAGCGCTCGGACCAGAGAGAGGAAACCAGGCTGAAAGTTCCTTCCTTGACGCGGCCCAATGTACCCCTCTTGTAGCTGTACGGTTGAACCTGCCCTCCCAGCATGGGTGCGCAGCTGTAAGCCGTACCGGATATCCCCGTTACCGGATAGTACGAGAACTGATGTCCGAGCTGATCCCATGATCCGCCGGAACGGTTGAAGTAGGGTGGAACCACGAGTATACAAGCACTCGTCCCTTTGCGGGATGCGTGCTTTTTTTTTGTGCCTTCCCGCGCTTCGCTTGCACCACCAGATCAGGAGGATGATGAAAGTGAGCATTAAAGTAGCGTTCCCGGACGGAGCCATCCGAGAATATGAGGCCGGGACAACAATTGAAGACGTCGCGGGATCCATTAGCCCAGGGCTGAAGAAAAACGCGATCGCAGGCAAGCTGGACGGCAAGGTGGTCGATGTGTATACACCCATCGTGAAGGATGCCGCTATCGAGATTGTAACCGTTGATTCGGTAGACGGACTGGAGGTGTACCGTCATAGTACGGCGCATCTGCTGGCTCAGGCGTTGAAGCGGATTTATGGCGAAACAACCGTCAAGCTGGGCATCGGCCCCGTTATTGAGGACGGCTTCTATTATGATATCGATATGGAGCAATCGCTGACTCCGGATGATCTGGCCGCAATCGAGAAGGAAATGGGCAAGATTGTCAATGAGAACCTGGATATCCGCCGCAGAGTTGTTGGCCGCAGTGAGGCCATCGCAATCTTTGAGGAGCTGGGGGATAACCTGAAGCTTGAGCTTATCCGCGATTTGCCGGAGGACTCGGAGCTTACCATCTATGATCAAGGCGAGTTTTTTGACCTGTGCCGCGGGCCGCATCTGCCGTCCACTGGGCGCATCAAGGCGTTTAAGCTGCTGAGCGTTGCGGGGGCCTATTGGAGAGGCGACTCCAAAAACAAAATGCTGCAGCGCATCTACGGAACCGCCTTTCCCAAAAAAGCGCAGCTGGATGAGCATCTTCATTTCCTGGAGGAAGCGAAGAAGCGCGATCACCGCAAGCTGGGACGCGAGCTGAAGACGTTCACCTTCTCTCGCGAGGTTGGCCAGGGCTTGCCGTTATGGCTTCCGCATGGCTCCAAAATCCGCAGAACAATGGAGCGTTACATTGTAGACATGGAGGAGCGTCTGGGCTATCAGCACGTCTATACGCCGGTGCTTGCCAACGTGGATCTATACAAAATTTCCGGACACTGGGAGCATTACAGCGAAGACATGTTCCCGGTCATGCAGATGGACAATGAGGAGCTTGTGCTTCGTCCCATGAACTGCCCGCATCACATGATGGTGTTCAAGAGCGACATGCGCAGCTACCGTGATCTGCCGGTGCGCATCGCCGAGCTTGGCACGATGCACCGGTACGAAATGTCCGGCGCTTTGACAGGCCTGCACCGCGTGCGCGCCATGACCCTGAACGATGCGCATATCTTCTGCCGTCCTGACCAGATCAAAGAGGAGTTCGCACGTGTCGTCAACCTGATTCGCAAGGTATATGAGGACTTTGGCATCAAGGAGTACCGTTTCCGTCTGTCGTATCGGGACCCGCAGGATACGGAGAAATATTTTCAAAATGATGAAATGTGGGAAATGTCCCAGCGTATGCTGAGGGAGGTCGTAGAGGAGCTGGGCTTGCCATTCTTCGAGGCGGAAGGCGAAGCCGCGTTCTACGGACCGAAGCTGGACGTTCAGATCAAGACGGCGCTGGGCAAGGAAGAGACGCTCTCCACCGCGCAGCTGGACTTCCTGCTGCCTGAGCGCTTCGAGCTGGAGTATATCGGCGAGGACGGCAAGAAGCATCGCCCTGTCGTTATTCATCGGGGCATTATCAGCACCATGGAGCGTATGACGGCGTTCCTGCTGGAGAACTTCGCGGGCGCTCTGCCGCTCTGGCTGTCGCCAGTGCAAGCGAAGGTTATTCCGGTCTCCACCCACTATGAGGAGTACGCTCGCCAAGTGGCGGAGAAGCTGCAGGAAGCGGGTATCCGCGTAGAGAGCGACCTTCGCAACGAGAAGCTGGGCTACAAGATTCGGGAAGCGCAGCTGGAGAAAATGCCTTATATGCTCGTCGTCGGGGAAAACGAAATGCAGTCGGGCTCCGTATCTATCCGCAAACGGGGCGAAGGCGATATTGGCGCGAAGACGCTGGATGAGCTTATTACGTTCCTTCAGTCGCAGATCGCGGCCAAGGAATAATGGATTACGCATAAAGCTTGTGCCATCTGGGCAATATTTCTCTGAGGAGGAGTTTGAACAGATGGTTACAAGCTTTTTTCTTTGTGCAAGGAAATGGATAGGGATCGCCATAGCGCTAACGATCAGTCTGGAAGCAACCGCCTTGCAAAGCGCTGCCGCAGATGCCGCGGCTTATGAAGTTCTGGATGCCAAGGCGTCCGCGTCGAATGTCATTGAGGTTGTGGCCACCGGCTATACGGCGGGCGTAGAATCCACCGGGAAGAGACCGGGCCATCCCGGTTATGGCATTACGTATTCCGGCGTCAAGGTTCGGAGAGACCAGGTATCGACAATAGCAGCAGACCCTAAGCTGTTCCCGATCGGCACGCTGCTGTTCATTCCCGGCTACGGCTACGGAGTGGTGGCGGACACTGGCTCAGCTATTAAAGGAAACCGCATCGATCTTTATTTCGATACAATTAGCGAGGTATACGAGCAGTGGGGCAAACGCAAGGTAGAGGTTCAGGTGCTGAGACGCGGCACCGGCAAGCTGACGGAAACGTGGCTGAACGACATTAACGAGGCCGTGGAGGTTGGCAAGTCGATTCCGCAATCGTACCTGGAATCGTAACGAATATTCGGGTGGGCCGGCACGCATAAGAAGCCGGACGGGTGCCATACTAAACATCGACGGGGAGGTGACGACAATGGCGAAAAACAAATACAACAAAGCCGCTCAAAACAACAAATTCAACGCTGAATTTGCTGAGGAGTTCAACCAGAACAACGCAGCGGGCAACCAGGCTGGCGCTAACCAAAAGGCGAACCAGGCTAACCAGAACAACCCAAACAATAACCAGTAGCATTTTCTTTTGAGGATTCACCAATAGCATGTCGAGGAAGAGGAACCTTGTCGGTTCCTCTTTTCTTTTGCCGAATGCTGGATTATAATGACTTCATCATTTATCCATTCTTAGGGGGCGATTCCATGGCAATCGCACAATGGTTCAACCGCGGACAAGCATTGCAGGACTCGGCAGAGCAGGAGAAGATGACGCGGCTGTTGAACGAGTCCGTCGTCATCTCCGATCAGTTAAGCGCGGCAGTTGACGAGGTGGACGGCACAATCGCCCATCTGTCTGATATCGCAGATCAATCCGTTGCTCAGGAGAGCTTGCTTAGACGCTCCAGCGAAGGCGCAATGACCCGCATCGAGGAGACGTTTGCGGCACTGCAGGAGGTCGCTTCTGCAGCTGAGCAGATTAGCGGCGCGTCCTCGACGCTGAAGAGCAAGAGTCAGGAAACGAAGGACGTTGTGCTGGATGTATGCAAGTCATTGCTAAGCACGGACGAGGTTATGAATGAATTGAACAGCCATAATCGCACCATGGAACGCCACATCAGAGAATTGATTCAGCATACCTCCCATATTAATGAAATGAACAGCCTGATTCAGGAGATCGTATCGCAGACCTCCCTGCTGGCATTAAACGCCTCCATTGAAGCGGCTCATGCGGGCGAATTCGGCAGAGGCTTCGCCGTTGTCGCGGGACAGATCAAGAAGCTCGCAGAGCAAAGCGGGGAAGCGGTCCGGCGCTCCTCCACGATGGTGGAGCAGATCGAAAACGGCGTGAAGCTTGTTGTGCGTGCGGTCGAGGAGGAAAAAACATTCGTCGAGCGGGGCGTAACGGAGATGCAGTCCACCAAAGCAAGCATGGATGTGATCTTCGCCAAAATAACGGAGGTGGACGAGCTTGCCGCTCATACCGACAGCGCAAGCGCCAGGC
This genomic window contains:
- a CDS encoding aminotransferase class I/II-fold pyridoxal phosphate-dependent enzyme produces the protein MKIESQLAHIGSEKEPVTGAVSFPVYQATAFRHPKLGQSTGFDYARTKSPTRAVLEEAAAQLEAGDAGFACSSGMAALQTIFAYFSQGDHLIVSLDLYGGTYRLLERIMSRFGVTASYVDTNDIDAMSTLVTPNTKAVLIETPTNPLMMITDLERVCAWAKSKGLLTIVDNTLLTPYLQRPIELGADIVIHSATKYLGGHNDVLAGLIVTKGEELSQQMAILHNSIGAVLGPQDSWLLMRGMKTLALRMERHQYNATKIAEYLLEHPAIEEVYYPALPHHPGHDVQNRQSSGNTGIFSFRLKDARYVEPILRHIKLIAFAESLGGVESLMTYPAMQTHADIPEEIRKAIGVDDRLLRFSVGIEHVDDLIADLEGALAAAKLEIDER
- the mqnC gene encoding cyclic dehypoxanthinyl futalosine synthase, whose translation is MSAIDRILDKALRAERITLEEGMELLAYDGIEKLGHVANQIMLRHHPEPVTTFVVGRNVNYTNVCDVYCRFCAFYRAPGSKEGYVLDDEVILNKIQETKDVGGTEILMQGGTNPNLPFTYYLDLLRKIKTRFPDITMHSFSPAEIQKMKVVSDGLSLDEVVKQLHEAGLDSLPGGGAEILDDRTRRKISRLKGSWTDWMDVMDAAHRHGMNTTATMVYGLGETIEERALHMLRIRDQQDKVLANGYPSPGFLAFISWPFQPDNTNLKLEKAKPEEYLRIVAVSRIMLDNIPNFQSSWVTMGPEMGKLSLHYGCNDFGSTMIEENVVSAAGTTHKVNIDLILQLIRESGKIPAQRDTKYNILRMYNDTDKAERDFVMQN
- the metA gene encoding homoserine O-succinyltransferase, which encodes MPIKVPDHLPAKEVLNNENIFVMDESVAYQQDIRPLRIAILNLMPTKETTETQLLRLIGNTPLQVEVVLLHPRTHTSKNTSSDHLESFYKTFDEISHLYFDGMIITGAPVEHLPFEEVNYWEELKEIMEWTKRHVTSTFHICWASQAGLYYHFGVPKYNLDAKIFGVFPHTIADNKRNTQLLRGFDELFFVPQSRHTEVRREDIEPIEELEILSESNDSGIYIVASRDGKQIFVTGHSEYDPTSLKFEYDRDVARGLDIALPRNYFPGDNPSCMPLSTWRAHANLLFSNWLNYYVYQQTPYELGAGI
- a CDS encoding DMT family transporter, whose protein sequence is MSLWIAIGSAVLFGMAGWWMKVSQMKQGSTQKLLRGLYAAGAAGFGIHSALQGSLSDLSRLDVWCAGVIIGAGSAWGNSLFMKALQYGPASLTSPMTNANIVLVVAMSTFWYHEPLSALQGLGITLLLAAVALIAYKRKEKLTITEKRWFLLVLLAIAMFALRNGGLKVTDELGLSSAPILFIAYTLSLAWFLMPAQERSTAAANRTGLRLGLAAGIFSYGGLQLYALAIETGQANLAAPIFATNSLVVAAGSILWYKERLTATQIAAFLCLLAGLIVIRL
- a CDS encoding putative sporulation protein YtxC, with the protein product MDLFTVTMPSNHDESLQMLRDSLAKHVNADLHKLKPSAQAVVEFHIEGPLRIRCEASAAAFQLKADGPAVYKAAAHVIADYVISELEPQLLSAIIRKKYKNNPSMDAAIIEKYCYELLHGKEWESLGSRFHEADRTRRRNKVADELEKHLLEDTVLNIGGFLAFRLLPYRNELTDIVEYALDEYVLDKQYQEFISLLKYFVQLQESKVPIVHLLHKGGHEFTLYNESFQTLDPKPPADRLVAEMLETEMNIEDMVISSLISVSPKQITVHTRNPDMQVIRTIETIFDGRVNVCVKCSSCASTLDEWIQP
- a CDS encoding histidinol-phosphatase; protein product: MKFDLHTHHFRCGHADGSIEDYIEAGIKHGLQVIGISDHSPYFYHDEDHPSPGIAMARSEFANYVQEVLRLKEKFAGRIEVLLGMESDYFPQYAEAYREAYKGVPFDYLIGSVHQVSGVSIFNRNRWTKLDEAAHILEKKSYYELIEQSARAGMFDILGHIDAMKGYYPAFSDIPAHEHIDNALRTIGECGVAIEINTSGSTKDVGGWYPSDDLLERALHYNVKVTFGSDAHVPSRVGDEWELVAKRLKEIGFTEWVFYRKRQPVAVPL
- a CDS encoding LysR family transcriptional regulator — protein: MNISQLETLLTISKTMSFRKAGELLNLTQPAVSAQIKSLEDEFKTVLIDRNQPVTLTDHGRVFLEHAERVLAIVEELKQKLDDLNHTPQGHILLGTTSSIAIQILPRVLSYFQNQFPLIKTTIHTMPSSQVMACVENGSVDVGITYITEKNPNIASSVLYYDTFELVVSPENPLSKLNHTTLDQLKDVPMIMLAPDTLGRKFVDALFRQYNIQPNIIMELSSSEEVKRMVEIDLGAAIVSKLSIPSELKRGTLKLIKVHELEATHPVGVVYKSGRYLNTAMQQFLSDLKGMPEHQFISSE
- the corA gene encoding magnesium/cobalt transporter CorA, whose product is MKIRHVSNGIFTTVDQIEGTLVAPAEGFYWIDADVEDLVVLQPLFGMHDLAVEDCLNEEEQRPKIEIYESHYFIVINSIRFDDEEIFLRALNIFLGQHYIITVTKQKINELRSLKPILWEQEVSRPDQFLYYLTDLVVDNYFLVGDRIDNRIETLEEAILMHTRKSHLNEIIGLRGEILWVRKVLGPQREVIFTLNKKELRLIDDQLQKYFSDVYENAIKISESFDTYRDLMGNLREAYQSSLSSRANEIMRVFTAITTIFMPLTFLTGIYGMNFDFLPFVHAGWGAYVLLGIMVVLGCGMLYIFRKKEWL